In the genome of Photobacterium sp. TLY01, one region contains:
- a CDS encoding ABC transporter permease — MRKTLTTLFTFNPLTKERWARFKAHRRGYWSMWLFGVLFIISLFAEVIANDKPLFVSFKGGWYFPITEQYAETQFGGEFATEADYTDPYVQDLINQDGYMIWPLIHFSYDTINYNLSGPAPSAPDSVNWLGTDDKGRDVLARIIYGFRISVLFGFALTVISTIVGVMVGAGQGYYGGWLDLFGQRFIEVWSGMPTLFLLIILSSFVEPNFWWLLGIMVLFSWMGLVGVVRAEFLRCRNLDYVRAAQALGVNDRRIMLRHMLPNAMVASLTMMPFILSGSVTTLTSLDFLGFGLPVGSPSLGELLAQGKTNLQAPWLGLSAFVVLSIMLSLLVFIGEAVRDAFDPHHQS, encoded by the coding sequence ATGAGAAAGACATTGACGACCTTATTTACCTTTAATCCGCTGACAAAAGAGCGCTGGGCCCGGTTTAAAGCGCACAGGCGTGGATACTGGTCGATGTGGTTGTTTGGCGTGCTGTTTATTATCAGCTTGTTTGCTGAAGTGATCGCCAACGATAAGCCCTTGTTTGTCAGTTTTAAAGGGGGCTGGTATTTCCCGATCACTGAACAATACGCCGAGACACAGTTTGGCGGCGAGTTTGCCACAGAAGCCGATTATACCGACCCGTATGTGCAGGATCTGATCAACCAAGACGGCTATATGATCTGGCCACTGATCCATTTCAGCTATGACACGATTAACTATAATTTGTCCGGCCCGGCGCCCTCGGCACCGGATAGTGTGAACTGGCTGGGTACCGATGATAAAGGCCGTGATGTGCTGGCACGCATCATTTACGGTTTTCGGATATCCGTGCTATTTGGTTTTGCGCTGACGGTTATTTCAACCATTGTCGGTGTCATGGTCGGAGCCGGGCAGGGCTATTATGGCGGCTGGCTGGATTTGTTTGGCCAGCGGTTTATTGAAGTCTGGTCAGGCATGCCGACTTTGTTTTTGCTGATTATCCTGTCCAGCTTTGTTGAGCCTAACTTCTGGTGGCTGCTGGGCATTATGGTGCTCTTTAGCTGGATGGGGTTGGTGGGCGTTGTGCGGGCAGAATTTCTCCGCTGCCGGAATCTGGATTATGTGCGTGCCGCGCAGGCGCTGGGCGTCAATGACAGACGCATCATGCTGCGTCATATGTTGCCCAATGCCATGGTGGCTTCCCTGACGATGATGCCTTTTATTCTCAGCGGGTCAGTAACCACGCTGACATCGCTGGACTTTCTGGGGTTTGGTTTGCCTGTAGGCTCCCCATCACTGGGTGAATTGCTTGCCCAGGGTAAAACCAACCTTCAGGCACCCTGGCTGGGGCTGTCTGCGTTTGTTGTGCTTTCTATCATGCTGAGCCTGCTGGTTTTTATCGGCGAGGCGGTGCGCGATGCTTTCGACCCACACCACCAATCGTAA
- a CDS encoding microcin C ABC transporter permease YejB, with translation MTAYIIRRLLLVIPTLWAIITINFFVIQIAPGGPVEQAVAQLEGHTSGIMERFTGGGQEVQPSESSQANGNGGSGYRGSRGLDPEVVAEIRKQFGFDKPLWERYVDMLKNYVTFNFGESLFRGGDVIDLIIERLPVSISLGLWSTLIIYFVSIPLGIAKAVNHGSRFDIWSSALVIAGYAIPGFLFAIVLIIFFASGNYFSWFPLRGLFSTDFDQMTWYQQIGDYFWHLALPILAMVIGGFATLTMLTKNSFLDEINKQYVVTARAKGLDDRSILYKHVFRNAMLIIIAGFPSAFISIFFTGSMLIEVMFSLEGIGLLGFESTIQRDYPVVFSSLYIMTLLGLILNIISDLTYTLVDPRIDFEAR, from the coding sequence ATGACGGCATATATAATCCGGCGACTTTTGCTGGTGATCCCAACGCTCTGGGCGATTATTACGATTAACTTTTTCGTGATTCAGATTGCACCGGGCGGGCCTGTTGAACAGGCGGTGGCGCAGCTTGAAGGGCATACTTCCGGTATTATGGAGCGCTTTACCGGCGGCGGTCAGGAGGTGCAGCCGTCGGAAAGTTCACAAGCAAATGGCAATGGCGGAAGTGGCTACCGTGGCTCCCGCGGGCTGGACCCGGAAGTGGTGGCTGAAATACGTAAACAGTTTGGTTTTGATAAACCGCTCTGGGAGCGGTATGTCGACATGCTGAAAAACTATGTCACGTTCAATTTTGGTGAGAGCCTGTTTCGTGGTGGTGATGTCATCGATCTGATTATCGAGCGGCTGCCGGTATCGATTTCACTGGGTTTGTGGAGCACCTTGATCATTTACTTCGTCTCTATTCCTCTGGGGATTGCGAAAGCGGTGAATCATGGCAGCCGGTTTGATATCTGGAGCAGCGCATTAGTGATAGCCGGGTACGCGATTCCCGGTTTCCTGTTCGCCATCGTGCTGATTATTTTCTTTGCCAGTGGTAACTATTTCAGCTGGTTTCCGCTACGCGGGCTGTTTTCGACGGATTTCGATCAGATGACCTGGTATCAGCAAATTGGTGATTACTTCTGGCACCTTGCACTGCCTATCTTAGCCATGGTCATCGGTGGCTTTGCGACGCTGACGATGCTGACCAAAAACTCGTTTCTGGATGAGATCAACAAACAGTACGTTGTCACTGCCCGCGCGAAAGGCCTCGATGACAGAAGCATCTTGTATAAGCATGTCTTTCGTAATGCGATGTTAATTATTATTGCTGGTTTTCCCAGTGCGTTTATCAGCATTTTCTTTACTGGCTCAATGCTGATTGAAGTGATGTTTTCGCTGGAGGGCATTGGCTTGCTGGGTTTTGAATCTACCATTCAGCGGGATTACCCTGTGGTATTCAGCTCGCTTTATATCATGACATTGCTGGGGCTTATTCTGAATATCATCTCTGACCTGACTTATACCCTGGTTGATCCACGTATTGATTTTGAGGCCAGGTAA
- a CDS encoding extracellular solute-binding protein, which translates to MKNGLTVSLSIMAGLLLGSTSALAKEVIETASLVGFGVAKYAPEFKHFDYVNPEAPKGGSITYAEVGTYDSFNRYASRGVSVAGADEMYDTLFAPASDEIDSYYPLIAEKVRYADDFSWMEIDINPKARFHDGEPITAKDVAFTFDKFMTEGVPQFRVFYKDVKSVTAVSPLTARVEMSVANREKLFSLVEGMNVLPEHYWKDKKLSEPLNEPPIGSSAYKVTSYQSGQSVTYSRVKDYWAADLPVNVGRHNFDTIRYDYYRDDTVTLEAFKAGEYDFRQENVAKFWATLYEGNNFDDGYIKKEEIPHEIPQAMQAFVFNTQRPVFSDVRVREALNYAMDFEWMNKTLFYNQYSRTRSFFQNTPYEAKGLPTPAELNYLEPLKDKIPARVFTESYQPPVTDGSGRVRAQSRKAFALLKAAGWELKNQVMTNVKTGEPLAFELLIYSPTSERIAIPLQKNLKQLGIEMKIRTVDTTQYIKRLRDRDFDMVSSGYSANAYPTQNLLIAWNSNYLDSTYNTAGVQDPAIDALTEQIAAHQQDPAALAALGPALDRVLQWNFFVIPQWHLSKFRVATWDKFDRPAVRPKYALGVDTWWVDTAKAAKLPEKRR; encoded by the coding sequence ATGAAGAATGGATTGACTGTAAGCCTGTCAATAATGGCAGGATTATTGCTGGGAAGTACCAGTGCACTGGCAAAAGAGGTGATAGAAACCGCCAGTTTGGTGGGGTTTGGTGTCGCAAAATATGCGCCTGAATTTAAACACTTTGACTATGTCAATCCGGAAGCGCCAAAAGGTGGATCCATCACCTATGCGGAAGTCGGCACGTACGACAGTTTTAACCGTTATGCCTCGAGAGGGGTTTCGGTAGCCGGTGCGGACGAGATGTATGACACCTTGTTTGCGCCAGCAAGTGATGAAATTGACAGTTACTATCCGTTAATCGCAGAAAAAGTGCGTTATGCCGACGATTTTTCCTGGATGGAAATTGATATTAATCCGAAAGCGCGATTTCATGACGGCGAGCCGATTACCGCGAAAGATGTCGCTTTCACTTTTGATAAGTTCATGACTGAAGGTGTTCCTCAGTTTCGTGTCTTTTATAAAGACGTGAAGTCGGTGACGGCTGTATCGCCGCTGACCGCGCGGGTTGAAATGTCTGTCGCCAACAGAGAAAAACTGTTTTCTCTGGTTGAAGGCATGAACGTCTTACCTGAACATTACTGGAAAGACAAGAAACTGAGTGAACCGCTCAACGAACCACCGATTGGCAGCAGTGCGTACAAGGTAACCAGTTATCAGTCGGGCCAGAGTGTGACTTACTCCAGAGTGAAAGATTACTGGGCGGCTGATCTTCCGGTGAATGTCGGGCGGCATAATTTCGACACCATCCGGTACGATTATTATCGTGATGATACTGTGACCCTGGAAGCGTTCAAAGCCGGTGAATATGACTTTCGCCAGGAAAATGTTGCTAAGTTCTGGGCGACCCTCTATGAGGGAAATAATTTTGATGACGGTTATATAAAGAAGGAAGAAATTCCTCACGAAATTCCTCAGGCGATGCAGGCCTTTGTCTTTAATACCCAGCGCCCGGTTTTCAGTGATGTCCGTGTCAGAGAAGCCCTGAATTACGCCATGGACTTTGAGTGGATGAATAAAACGCTTTTCTATAACCAGTACTCACGTACCCGCAGTTTTTTCCAGAATACCCCTTATGAAGCAAAAGGTTTGCCGACACCTGCTGAGTTGAATTATCTGGAACCGTTAAAAGACAAGATCCCGGCGCGTGTTTTTACTGAATCTTACCAGCCACCTGTCACTGACGGCTCAGGCCGTGTTCGTGCGCAATCACGTAAAGCATTTGCATTATTAAAGGCTGCTGGCTGGGAGCTGAAAAATCAGGTCATGACCAATGTGAAGACTGGAGAGCCTCTGGCGTTTGAGCTACTGATCTACAGTCCGACCTCGGAGCGCATCGCGATTCCGTTGCAGAAAAACCTCAAGCAACTGGGCATCGAGATGAAAATCCGTACGGTTGATACAACGCAATATATCAAGCGCCTGCGTGATCGGGATTTTGACATGGTGTCTTCCGGTTACAGTGCCAATGCCTATCCGACACAGAATCTGCTGATTGCCTGGAACAGCAACTACCTGGACTCCACCTACAATACTGCCGGGGTTCAGGATCCGGCGATTGATGCGCTGACCGAGCAAATCGCTGCGCACCAGCAAGATCCTGCCGCGCTGGCTGCATTAGGCCCGGCGCTGGACCGGGTGCTGCAATGGAACTTTTTTGTCATACCTCAGTGGCATTTAAGTAAATTCCGTGTGGCGACCTGGGATAAGTTCGACCGTCCTGCGGTCCGGCCTAAATATGCACTGGGTGTTGATACTTGGTGGGTGGATACGGCCAAGGCGGCCAAGTTGCCGGAAAAACGCCGTTAA
- the fusA gene encoding elongation factor G, with protein sequence MADLSKYRNIGIFAHVDAGKTTTTERILKLTGKIHRLGEVHDGASTMDFMDQEAERGITIQSAATTCFWKDHRFNVIDTPGHVDFTVEVYRSLKVLDGGVGVFCGSGGVEPQSETNWRYANESEVSRLIFVNKLDRMGADFFSVVEQVKKVLGANPLVMTLPIGREDDFVGVVDVLTRQAYVWDDSGQPENYEIKEIPADMVDDVEAYREELIETAVEQDDELMEAYMEGEEPSIEDLKRCIRKGTRDLAFFPTFCGSAFKNKGMQLLLDAVVDYLPNPTEVDPQDLTDPETGEPTGKVATVSVDEPFRALAFKIMDDRFGALTFIRIYSGKLKKGDTILNSATGKTERIGRMVEMHANDRNELDSAQAGDIIAVVGMKNVQTGHTLCDPKHECTLEPMIFPDPVISIAVAPKDKGASEKLGIALGKMIAEDPSFQVETDEDSGETILKGMGELHLDIKVDILKRTHGVELTVGAPQVAYRETITKAIEDSYTHKKQSGGSGQFGKIDYRIKPGEPNSGFKFVSTVVGGNVPKEFWPAIEKGFAGMMNTGVLAGFPVLDVEVELFDGGFHAVDSSAVAFEIAAKGAFRQSMPKAGAQLLEPIMHVDVFTPEDHVGDVIGDLNRRRGMIKDQVAGATGVRIKADVPLSEMFGYIGHLRTMTSGRGQFSMEFSHYSACPANVADAVIAEVKERNAKK encoded by the coding sequence ATGGCAGATCTATCTAAATACAGAAACATTGGTATTTTCGCGCACGTAGATGCGGGTAAAACCACTACCACTGAGCGTATCCTGAAGCTGACCGGTAAAATCCACCGTCTGGGTGAAGTACACGACGGTGCTTCTACCATGGACTTCATGGATCAGGAAGCCGAGCGTGGTATCACCATCCAGTCAGCTGCGACGACCTGTTTCTGGAAAGACCACCGTTTTAACGTTATCGATACTCCGGGACACGTTGACTTCACCGTTGAAGTTTACCGTTCTCTGAAAGTACTTGACGGTGGTGTCGGTGTATTCTGTGGTTCAGGTGGTGTTGAGCCTCAGTCTGAAACTAACTGGCGTTACGCGAACGAATCAGAAGTATCTCGTCTGATCTTCGTGAACAAACTGGACCGTATGGGCGCAGACTTCTTCAGCGTTGTTGAGCAAGTGAAGAAAGTTCTGGGTGCAAACCCTCTGGTTATGACCCTGCCAATCGGCCGCGAAGACGATTTCGTGGGTGTGGTTGACGTTCTGACTCGCCAAGCCTACGTTTGGGACGATTCAGGTCAGCCAGAAAACTACGAAATCAAAGAAATCCCAGCGGATATGGTTGATGACGTAGAAGCTTACCGCGAAGAGCTGATCGAGACTGCCGTTGAGCAAGACGACGAGCTGATGGAAGCTTACATGGAAGGTGAAGAGCCTTCTATCGAAGACCTGAAGCGTTGTATCCGTAAAGGTACGCGTGACCTGGCTTTCTTCCCAACTTTCTGTGGTTCTGCGTTCAAGAACAAAGGTATGCAGCTGCTGCTTGACGCCGTTGTTGACTACCTGCCAAACCCAACAGAAGTTGACCCTCAGGATCTGACTGATCCAGAAACTGGTGAGCCGACTGGTAAAGTTGCAACTGTTTCTGTTGACGAACCTTTCCGTGCACTTGCGTTTAAGATCATGGATGACCGTTTCGGCGCCCTGACCTTCATCCGTATTTACTCTGGTAAGCTGAAGAAGGGTGATACCATCCTGAACTCTGCTACCGGTAAAACTGAGCGTATCGGCCGTATGGTTGAAATGCACGCAAACGACCGTAACGAGCTGGATTCAGCACAAGCGGGTGACATCATCGCGGTTGTTGGTATGAAGAACGTTCAGACTGGTCACACTCTGTGTGATCCTAAGCACGAATGTACTCTGGAACCAATGATCTTCCCAGATCCAGTAATCTCTATCGCTGTTGCTCCGAAAGACAAAGGCGCTTCTGAGAAACTGGGTATCGCACTGGGTAAGATGATCGCAGAAGATCCATCGTTCCAGGTTGAAACTGACGAAGATTCTGGCGAAACCATCCTGAAAGGTATGGGTGAGCTGCACCTGGACATCAAAGTTGACATCCTGAAGCGTACTCACGGTGTTGAACTGACTGTAGGTGCTCCACAGGTTGCTTACCGTGAAACTATCACCAAAGCAATCGAAGACAGCTACACGCACAAGAAGCAGTCTGGTGGTTCTGGTCAGTTCGGTAAGATCGACTACCGTATCAAACCAGGTGAGCCAAACTCTGGCTTCAAGTTCGTGTCTACCGTTGTTGGTGGTAACGTTCCTAAAGAATTCTGGCCTGCAATCGAAAAAGGCTTCGCTGGTATGATGAATACTGGTGTTCTGGCTGGTTTCCCTGTGCTGGACGTTGAAGTTGAGCTGTTCGACGGTGGTTTCCACGCAGTTGACTCCTCTGCTGTAGCATTCGAAATCGCAGCGAAAGGCGCATTCCGTCAGTCTATGCCTAAAGCGGGTGCTCAGCTGCTTGAGCCTATCATGCACGTTGACGTGTTCACTCCGGAAGATCACGTTGGTGATGTTATCGGTGACCTGAACCGTCGTCGCGGTATGATCAAAGATCAGGTTGCTGGTGCAACGGGTGTTCGTATTAAAGCTGACGTACCTCTGTCTGAGATGTTCGGCTACATCGGTCACCTGCGTACCATGACTTCTGGCCGTGGTCAGTTCTCAATGGAATTCTCTCACTACTCTGCATGCCCAGCGAACGTTGCTGACGCAGTGATCGCAGAAGTGAAAGAGCGTAACGCTAAGAAATAA
- a CDS encoding phosphorylase — translation MNWKLADQVAEKALAEGSLMPITTEAEQIEEQGVIYLGHVVTENAGKKLLNLTARHPSNPFLPYEKAMYVCEAGEHHVCLLNKFPVISPHLLICSKDFVPQESPLSWEDWHAWLGGFTHSDVLGFYNSGPLAGASQSHRHMQLVRSEIPLEKVIAGGKLPFAHWLYLVEAMTTDELYDAYLQGMKALSLFNEAGDTCKPHNILLTERWLLILPRTANNVQGLFANGINYSGRFLVKKPEQLVWLQEYGLMRFLRECSE, via the coding sequence ATGAACTGGAAACTTGCGGATCAGGTGGCTGAAAAGGCGCTGGCAGAAGGTAGCCTGATGCCAATCACCACAGAAGCGGAGCAGATTGAAGAGCAGGGCGTGATTTATCTGGGCCATGTAGTGACGGAAAATGCGGGTAAGAAGTTGCTCAATCTCACGGCCAGGCATCCCTCGAACCCGTTTCTGCCTTATGAGAAAGCGATGTATGTTTGTGAAGCCGGGGAGCACCACGTATGTCTGCTCAATAAGTTTCCGGTTATCTCACCGCACTTACTGATTTGCTCAAAAGATTTTGTCCCTCAGGAATCGCCTTTAAGCTGGGAAGACTGGCATGCATGGCTGGGGGGATTTACACACTCAGATGTGCTCGGCTTTTATAACAGTGGGCCATTAGCCGGAGCGAGTCAGTCACACAGGCACATGCAGTTGGTCCGAAGTGAAATCCCACTGGAAAAAGTGATCGCGGGTGGAAAGCTTCCGTTTGCTCACTGGTTATATCTGGTTGAAGCGATGACCACTGACGAGCTGTATGACGCTTATCTACAGGGGATGAAAGCCTTGTCGCTTTTTAATGAGGCAGGCGATACGTGCAAGCCGCATAACATCCTTCTCACAGAGCGCTGGCTGCTGATACTGCCTCGTACTGCCAATAATGTTCAGGGGCTTTTTGCCAATGGGATTAACTACAGTGGACGCTTCCTGGTGAAAAAACCGGAACAGCTGGTGTGGTTACAGGAATACGGTTTAATGCGGTTTTTGCGCGAATGCAGTGAGTGA
- a CDS encoding amino acid permease, producing MNMKLLGSSLIIAGTALGAGMLAIPMVLAQFGLLWGTLLMLLIWVGTTYAALLLLEASIKSGGGLGMNSIARKTLGKGGQLVTNGLLYALLVCLLMAYIIGAGDLLKKLTDGLGIELSATQAQIAFTVVAGFVVAAGTGVIDRLNRLLFAAMVIMLAMTLVTLVPGINPDNLASVGSDNKVALIKTSSVLFTSFGFMVVIPSLVTYNPEATQKQLRNMVIAGSVIPLFCYLFWLYAAVGNLSPEQLVGFANVSELIAALSVNHGSMQLILSIFTGLALLTSFLGVAMALFDQNADAFRQNRAVTYVLTFILPMLGAILAANQFLSVLSYAGIILVFLAIFVPMAMTVKVRKDGDKATVTEGNEAVYQAGGGVMALALSFLFGCFLLMAELI from the coding sequence GTGAATATGAAATTGTTAGGCAGTTCCCTGATTATTGCTGGGACAGCACTGGGCGCAGGTATGCTTGCCATTCCTATGGTATTGGCCCAGTTTGGCTTACTGTGGGGCACCTTGTTAATGCTGCTGATCTGGGTGGGTACGACTTACGCAGCCCTGTTGTTGCTTGAAGCCAGTATCAAGTCTGGTGGTGGCCTGGGCATGAATTCGATTGCCCGTAAAACACTGGGTAAAGGTGGCCAGCTGGTGACAAATGGCTTGCTGTACGCGTTGCTGGTGTGTTTGCTGATGGCCTACATTATCGGGGCCGGTGATTTGCTTAAGAAACTGACTGATGGCCTTGGTATCGAATTAAGTGCGACGCAGGCACAAATTGCGTTTACCGTAGTCGCGGGTTTCGTTGTCGCTGCCGGAACCGGTGTCATTGACCGCTTGAACAGGCTGCTGTTTGCGGCAATGGTGATCATGCTGGCCATGACGCTGGTGACTCTGGTGCCTGGGATTAATCCAGACAACCTGGCATCGGTTGGCAGCGATAACAAAGTCGCTCTCATCAAAACCAGCTCTGTGCTGTTTACCAGCTTCGGTTTTATGGTAGTGATCCCGTCACTGGTCACTTATAACCCGGAAGCCACGCAAAAGCAGTTAAGAAATATGGTGATTGCAGGTTCTGTCATCCCATTATTCTGTTACCTGTTCTGGCTGTACGCGGCGGTTGGTAATCTGTCGCCTGAGCAATTGGTGGGCTTTGCGAATGTTTCTGAACTGATTGCTGCGCTGAGTGTGAATCACGGCAGCATGCAGCTGATTTTGTCTATCTTCACCGGTCTTGCACTATTGACCTCGTTTCTGGGCGTGGCCATGGCACTGTTTGACCAGAATGCCGATGCTTTCCGTCAGAACCGGGCTGTGACCTATGTACTGACCTTCATTTTACCGATGCTGGGCGCGATTCTGGCGGCGAATCAATTCCTGTCCGTGCTGAGCTATGCCGGTATCATTCTGGTGTTCCTGGCTATTTTTGTCCCGATGGCAATGACAGTCAAAGTCAGAAAAGATGGCGATAAGGCGACAGTGACAGAGGGTAATGAAGCTGTGTATCAGGCAGGTGGCGGCGTCATGGCGCTGGCGCTGAGCTTTCTGTTCGGTTGTTTTTTATTAATGGCTGAACTGATTTAA
- a CDS encoding metalloregulator ArsR/SmtB family transcription factor has product MRDYSNMEANVEQAVELLKAMGNQHRLMILCVLQEEELSVSQLNERFPIPQSSLSQHLAWLRRAGFVKTRREAQTIYYRLDNDAVIDIIAMLHKHYCAD; this is encoded by the coding sequence ATGCGAGATTATTCCAATATGGAGGCAAATGTCGAGCAGGCGGTTGAGCTGCTCAAAGCCATGGGTAATCAGCATAGGCTGATGATACTGTGTGTACTCCAGGAAGAGGAATTGTCTGTTTCTCAGCTGAATGAACGATTTCCTATCCCTCAGTCGTCTTTGTCACAACATCTGGCCTGGCTGCGCCGGGCCGGATTTGTGAAAACGAGGCGGGAAGCGCAGACGATTTATTACCGGCTCGATAACGACGCTGTCATTGATATCATCGCCATGCTCCATAAGCATTACTGTGCGGATTGA
- a CDS encoding YeeE/YedE family protein produces MQMFIALIAGLLFGAGLTISQMVNPDKVLNFLDVAGQWDPSLILVMGSALVVFGLGYHFLVKPRSKPLIADQFFIPTNKTIDKPLIIGAILFGLGWGLVGICPGPAVSNLLGGNAKIFGFVIAMLAGMQFSGTIDRLLKKS; encoded by the coding sequence ATGCAGATGTTCATCGCTCTGATTGCCGGTTTATTGTTTGGTGCCGGATTAACGATTTCTCAAATGGTCAATCCGGATAAAGTGTTAAATTTTCTCGATGTAGCAGGACAGTGGGATCCCAGTTTAATTTTGGTGATGGGTTCAGCATTGGTCGTTTTTGGCCTGGGCTATCATTTTTTAGTGAAACCTCGTTCAAAGCCTCTGATTGCGGATCAGTTTTTTATTCCGACCAATAAAACTATCGATAAACCTTTGATCATTGGCGCTATTTTATTTGGCCTGGGCTGGGGGTTAGTGGGGATTTGCCCTGGGCCCGCTGTGAGTAATCTGCTGGGAGGTAATGCGAAAATTTTCGGCTTCGTTATCGCGATGTTGGCGGGGATGCAGTTTTCTGGCACTATCGACCGTCTGCTTAAAAAGTCTTGA
- a CDS encoding YeeE/YedE family protein produces the protein MTEFTPWTALAGGTVLGLGALILLLLNGRIAGISGIVSGALDVSDPNARWRWMFIAGLMIGPLLAAPFGTYLPERIDAGWPLIIAGGLLVGVGTRLGSGCTSGHGICGIGRLSPRSIVATATFMLVAVVVVFIVRHLTGV, from the coding sequence ATGACAGAATTCACTCCCTGGACGGCACTGGCCGGCGGCACTGTGTTGGGCCTTGGTGCACTGATTTTACTGTTGCTCAATGGCCGCATTGCGGGTATTTCAGGCATCGTCAGCGGTGCGTTAGATGTGAGCGATCCAAACGCCAGATGGCGTTGGATGTTTATCGCCGGACTGATGATTGGGCCCTTACTGGCGGCACCTTTTGGAACCTATTTGCCAGAGCGTATTGACGCTGGCTGGCCACTGATCATCGCGGGTGGATTGCTGGTGGGTGTCGGAACACGATTAGGATCGGGCTGTACCAGCGGACACGGTATTTGCGGCATCGGGCGTCTATCTCCCCGTTCTATTGTCGCAACAGCAACCTTCATGTTGGTCGCTGTTGTTGTGGTATTTATTGTTCGCCATCTGACAGGAGTTTAA
- a CDS encoding MBL fold metallo-hydrolase: MNAMIKAFYHTDTSTISYVVYDKQGGHAAIIDSVLDFAAHSGKVWTAFADQQLAFIKEQQLTVDWILETHAHADHLSAAHYLREQLGSPVGVGEGIIKVQKTFKAVFHIDDDELLPDGQVFDHLFHDGELFTIGALTGKVLSTPGHTNDSVTYLIEGNAFVGDTLFMPDGGTARCDFPGGDAGVLYDSVSRLHSLPAETRLWMCHDYQPEGRELAYVTTVAESRSHNIHIHQGVDKDAFIQVRQDRDQHLDVPKLLYPSVQVNIRGGKLPATEKNGTAYIKIPLTIEPKN; the protein is encoded by the coding sequence ATGAATGCGATGATTAAAGCTTTCTATCATACTGACACCAGCACTATCAGCTACGTTGTCTATGACAAACAGGGCGGGCATGCTGCCATTATTGACAGTGTGCTGGATTTCGCGGCGCACTCGGGCAAAGTCTGGACCGCATTTGCTGATCAGCAACTGGCGTTTATCAAAGAGCAGCAACTGACTGTCGATTGGATTTTGGAAACCCACGCTCATGCCGATCACTTATCAGCGGCACATTATTTGCGTGAACAGCTTGGTAGCCCTGTTGGCGTTGGCGAGGGAATCATCAAGGTACAAAAAACGTTTAAAGCTGTCTTTCATATTGATGACGATGAATTACTGCCAGATGGTCAGGTCTTCGACCATTTGTTTCACGATGGTGAGCTTTTTACGATTGGCGCATTAACCGGCAAGGTGCTGTCGACACCAGGGCACACGAATGACAGTGTGACGTACCTTATTGAAGGGAATGCATTCGTCGGTGATACCTTATTCATGCCGGACGGCGGTACAGCCCGGTGTGATTTTCCCGGCGGTGATGCAGGCGTGTTGTATGACAGTGTGTCCCGGTTACACAGTCTGCCGGCCGAAACCCGATTATGGATGTGCCATGATTATCAACCTGAGGGCCGGGAGCTGGCTTATGTCACGACAGTTGCAGAGAGCCGCAGTCACAATATCCACATTCATCAGGGGGTCGACAAAGACGCTTTTATTCAGGTGAGGCAAGACAGAGATCAACATCTGGATGTGCCGAAACTGCTGTATCCGTCGGTGCAGGTGAATATACGTGGTGGTAAGTTACCGGCAACTGAAAAGAACGGTACAGCTTACATCAAAATTCCGTTAACGATTGAGCCGAAAAATTGA